In a genomic window of Methylobacter sp. YRD-M1:
- a CDS encoding thioredoxin domain-containing protein: MPSTAELKAKLAAALEAKGPNYQPRTHHLENGKPVYTNRLILEDSPYLLQHAHNPVDWFPWGDEAFAIARLENKPVFLSIGYATCHWCHVMEEESFESLYIAKILNDNFISIKVDREQYPDIDQIYMTAVTLMTGHGGWPMSSFLTHQGKPFFGGTYYPAETFANLLLQITQVWHSQQQILIDQAEQLADALDRVTAAQRQVGRLDASVMRAAIAQLLEHYDAKDGGFSPAPKFPSEPVLLLLLQAYERNPDLALFSALNHTLSAMAQGGIYDQIGGGFHRYATDAHWLVPHFEKMLYNQAYLARVYTHAYALTGNPLYARIVKQTLDYVLREMTTPEGIFYSATDADSEGREGAFFIWTVDEVKSVLPPDDAWFIINTFGLTPEGNFEGKNIFHLPRPLDDIAKDEGVSLEQLFNRLDPLLEKLRHYRAKRIPPLTDNKIIVAWNAMLITALAEAGDRLVEPRYIDAAKRASGTLWKKQRLKDGVLWRVSLDNKSSISARQDDYVHFSEALLALYDVSGELLFLQQAQALADEMLEKFLDSTSGALVMGRERLLFHHPKDSYDGALPSGNAVAVRVLSRLGRRMGEIVYTDYAAKIVQAFADNINRQPPAYTYLLAQLDEMQHGEIGPRQYAASGAVKIEAKRIKQPRKSTVIIDLDIKEGWHINAHEPLQQTVAATEINLAKGSSWTIDAVTYPKPVLRTLPFGKNPLALYEGRVHLQAELSRHDDGSYEPIKLNLQLQSCDQNTCQSPETVALTIY, from the coding sequence ATGCCATCTACCGCCGAACTGAAAGCCAAACTTGCCGCGGCCCTGGAAGCTAAAGGCCCGAATTACCAGCCTCGCACTCATCATCTGGAAAACGGCAAGCCGGTTTATACCAATCGGCTGATCTTAGAAGATTCTCCCTATCTGTTGCAGCATGCCCATAACCCGGTGGATTGGTTTCCCTGGGGTGATGAGGCGTTTGCCATAGCCCGTCTGGAAAATAAACCGGTTTTTCTATCAATAGGTTACGCCACCTGTCATTGGTGTCATGTCATGGAGGAGGAAAGTTTTGAAAGCCTTTATATTGCAAAAATCCTCAATGATAATTTCATCTCCATTAAGGTAGACAGGGAGCAGTACCCCGACATAGACCAGATTTATATGACAGCCGTCACCCTGATGACCGGACATGGCGGCTGGCCGATGTCGTCATTTCTAACTCATCAGGGCAAACCCTTTTTCGGTGGCACTTATTATCCGGCAGAAACATTTGCCAATTTGTTATTGCAGATCACGCAGGTTTGGCACAGCCAGCAGCAGATACTGATCGACCAGGCCGAGCAGCTGGCCGATGCGCTGGATCGTGTCACGGCCGCTCAGCGCCAGGTCGGCAGGTTAGACGCTTCGGTCATGCGGGCGGCAATCGCCCAGTTGCTTGAACACTACGATGCCAAAGATGGCGGCTTCAGTCCGGCGCCAAAGTTCCCCAGCGAACCGGTTTTGCTGCTGCTGCTTCAGGCCTATGAACGAAATCCCGATCTGGCGCTATTTTCCGCTTTGAATCACACGCTGTCGGCGATGGCGCAAGGCGGCATTTATGACCAGATTGGCGGCGGTTTTCACCGTTATGCCACCGATGCGCATTGGCTGGTGCCGCATTTTGAAAAAATGCTCTACAACCAGGCCTATCTTGCCAGAGTCTATACGCATGCCTACGCGCTGACTGGCAATCCGCTCTATGCGCGGATCGTCAAACAGACGCTTGATTATGTCCTGCGCGAGATGACAACTCCGGAAGGCATATTTTATTCCGCAACCGATGCCGACAGCGAAGGCCGAGAGGGCGCGTTTTTTATCTGGACGGTAGATGAGGTTAAATCCGTGCTGCCGCCTGACGATGCCTGGTTCATCATAAACACCTTCGGCCTGACGCCGGAAGGCAATTTTGAAGGCAAGAATATTTTTCACCTGCCTCGCCCGCTGGATGATATCGCCAAGGACGAAGGCGTCAGCCTGGAACAATTATTCAATAGGCTCGATCCACTGCTGGAAAAACTCAGGCACTATCGCGCAAAACGCATTCCGCCGCTGACAGACAACAAAATCATCGTCGCCTGGAACGCCATGCTGATCACGGCGTTGGCCGAGGCCGGCGACAGGCTGGTTGAGCCGCGCTACATCGATGCCGCCAAGCGCGCGTCCGGTACGCTGTGGAAGAAACAGCGGCTCAAAGATGGAGTGTTGTGGCGCGTCAGTCTCGATAATAAATCATCCATTTCCGCTCGTCAGGACGACTATGTTCATTTCAGCGAGGCTTTGCTGGCGCTTTATGATGTCAGTGGGGAGCTGTTGTTTCTGCAGCAAGCCCAGGCGCTTGCCGATGAAATGCTGGAGAAGTTCCTGGACAGCACTTCCGGCGCACTGGTAATGGGACGGGAGCGGCTATTGTTCCATCATCCCAAAGACAGTTATGACGGTGCGCTGCCTTCCGGCAATGCCGTTGCCGTGCGTGTGCTTTCAAGGCTGGGCAGGCGCATGGGAGAGATTGTCTATACTGACTATGCGGCAAAAATCGTTCAGGCTTTTGCGGACAATATCAATCGGCAACCTCCTGCTTATACTTATCTGTTGGCTCAACTCGATGAAATGCAACATGGCGAGATCGGGCCTCGTCAATATGCCGCGAGCGGTGCAGTCAAAATTGAAGCAAAACGCATAAAACAACCGCGCAAAAGCACCGTGATAATCGATCTGGATATCAAGGAGGGTTGGCACATCAATGCCCATGAGCCATTACAGCAAACGGTGGCGGCTACGGAGATAAACCTGGCAAAAGGCTCGTCATGGACTATCGATGCGGTGACTTATCCCAAGCCGGTATTAAGGACGCTGCCGTTCGGTAAAAATCCATTGGCGCTTTATGAAGGCAGGGTGCACCTGCAAGCCGAGCTGTCCCGTCATGATGACGGAAGCTATGAGCCTATCAAGCTGAATCTGCAACTTCAGTCCTGTGACCAAAATACCTGTCAGTCGCCCGAAAC
- a CDS encoding exo-beta-1,3-glucanase, which yields MKQLLFWVWFSVLFMTGQSMAADQPAATEKPAVADQPTVVDQPAATEKTPPADKPETDAKPAAAEIPETADKPSAKGQDQPPAADKPATTEKPIAELQHKENGPIPPSNEVLQCAAFSPYVGDLNPDKGTHPSRELINELLDKLVKETRFRCIMTYGVMNGLEYVFAAAEARNLKVIAIIWLDNDINVNTQSINSGIEVARAFPQTIVKLSCGSEVRTRHGNAFDGEITRCIDSLRKAGVTQPITTIDTWWEWCNRSWPCKQTSFGKSVDWIGTNIFPWWENKYSGLFPCTSASKAADFHIARLKDLRKTYPKKDVILTEFGWPNGPAGGTEYNIHNKQHCGVAGKKNQMRVVEQTFRKLSQKNWSGVVFEAFSENWKPSNEGSFGSYWGLCEGKPPYACVKGVSSLPPKR from the coding sequence ATGAAGCAATTGCTGTTTTGGGTTTGGTTTTCCGTGTTGTTTATGACTGGCCAGTCAATGGCTGCAGATCAGCCGGCAGCTACAGAAAAACCGGCAGTTGCAGACCAGCCAACGGTTGTTGATCAGCCGGCAGCTACAGAAAAAACACCGCCTGCCGATAAGCCAGAAACTGACGCCAAACCGGCCGCAGCTGAAATACCGGAAACCGCTGACAAACCATCTGCTAAAGGTCAGGATCAGCCACCGGCAGCCGACAAGCCAGCGACAACGGAAAAGCCGATAGCGGAACTCCAGCATAAAGAAAATGGGCCTATTCCACCCTCCAATGAAGTATTGCAGTGCGCCGCTTTCAGTCCTTACGTCGGCGATCTTAATCCCGATAAGGGCACTCATCCATCCAGGGAATTGATCAATGAATTGCTCGACAAACTGGTCAAGGAAACACGCTTTCGCTGCATTATGACCTATGGCGTCATGAACGGGCTGGAGTATGTCTTTGCTGCGGCGGAGGCACGCAATCTCAAAGTGATCGCCATCATCTGGCTGGATAATGACATAAACGTCAATACACAGTCGATTAACAGCGGCATAGAAGTCGCGCGGGCTTTCCCGCAGACGATTGTAAAGCTGAGCTGCGGCTCCGAAGTCAGAACGCGGCACGGCAATGCCTTCGATGGCGAAATCACGCGTTGCATAGACAGCCTGCGTAAAGCCGGCGTAACCCAGCCTATCACAACGATTGATACCTGGTGGGAATGGTGCAACCGGTCATGGCCTTGCAAGCAAACCAGCTTCGGCAAAAGCGTGGACTGGATAGGCACAAATATTTTTCCATGGTGGGAGAATAAATATTCAGGCCTTTTTCCTTGTACGTCAGCCAGCAAAGCGGCTGATTTTCATATTGCGCGTCTCAAGGATCTGCGGAAAACTTATCCTAAGAAAGACGTGATTCTGACCGAATTCGGCTGGCCTAATGGTCCGGCGGGCGGCACGGAGTACAATATTCATAATAAGCAGCATTGCGGCGTGGCAGGCAAGAAAAATCAAATGAGAGTCGTCGAGCAGACCTTTAGAAAACTGTCTCAAAAGAACTGGTCCGGCGTTGTGTTCGAGGCTTTTTCAGAAAACTGGAAACCCAGCAACGAAGGAAGCTTCGGCAGTTACTGGGGGCTTTGCGAAGGAAAGCCGCCGTATGCCTGCGTTAAAGGGGTAAGCAGCCTTCCGCCAAAACGGTAG